From the genome of Fervidobacterium thailandense, one region includes:
- a CDS encoding RnfABCDGE type electron transport complex subunit G — translation MKKEMLKTSLILMIYTLIAGLALSVVYKLTEVRIVEAEMENVIHSMELLLTDENGKNLVPPDEIKQTVLAERKNAGKELYTNGIGTVVSPVYEFRTEGATYYVLSGYAVGYGGKVLTMAAFVKDGELRLRAIKVLDYSQETPGLGAKIAEAEVQHRFYPIPSSGLEKGLRVDKDAGKTVVDPEESKAEGIIKVSDVMTGATITPRAVANSINAMYEYLKKEYLKGQGGE, via the coding sequence ATGAAGAAGGAAATGCTAAAGACAAGTCTCATTCTGATGATATACACACTCATAGCAGGACTTGCACTTTCGGTGGTCTATAAGCTCACCGAGGTTCGAATCGTTGAAGCGGAGATGGAAAACGTTATACATTCGATGGAGCTCTTGCTCACCGATGAGAACGGTAAAAACCTCGTTCCTCCCGATGAAATAAAACAAACGGTGCTAGCCGAGCGGAAGAACGCTGGAAAGGAACTGTACACGAACGGAATTGGTACGGTTGTATCTCCCGTTTACGAGTTCAGAACCGAAGGCGCGACCTATTACGTCTTATCCGGATACGCGGTTGGCTACGGTGGAAAGGTCCTCACCATGGCGGCTTTCGTAAAGGATGGGGAACTCCGCCTCAGGGCCATCAAAGTACTGGATTACTCTCAAGAAACACCGGGCTTGGGCGCCAAAATTGCCGAGGCGGAGGTTCAGCACCGGTTCTATCCTATTCCAAGCTCCGGATTGGAGAAGGGACTGAGGGTTGATAAAGATGCGGGAAAAACGGTTGTAGATCCCGAAGAGTCAAAAGCCGAGGGGATCATAAAAGTTTCCGACGTGATGACCGGAGCGACGATAACACCGAGAGCAGTTGCTAACTCCATCAACGCTATGTACGAGTACCTGAAGAAAGAGTACCTGAAGGGTCAGGGAGGTGAATAA
- a CDS encoding RnfABCDGE type electron transport complex subunit D → MKLLTSPAPHVRTTDSTASVMIDVLIALSPAVVAATYFFGLQAFILSIVGMISAELLEFFIMRFLRKDKGFVPNGSAAVTGLLLALNVSVATPWWVLLIGVLFAIAVVKHAFGGLGQNIFNPALAARVFLLVSFPTAMTTWYPPLGKFFGTYVDIQTTATPLAVLKLEGFSSAMKKFTYIDLLFGNIGGCIGETSALLLIIGFLYLVFRGRIKLVIPITYLGTVFVFSSIMYMVNPERFGTPLFHLLAGGMMLGALFMATDMVTTPMTPKGQAIFGVGCGLITMLIRYFGGYPEGVSLSILLMNAFVPVIDRYTQPTIFGRRKS, encoded by the coding sequence ATGAAGCTTCTAACATCTCCAGCTCCACACGTTCGCACAACGGACTCGACAGCGAGTGTGATGATAGATGTTCTGATAGCGCTTTCACCAGCCGTGGTTGCGGCAACGTACTTCTTCGGACTCCAGGCTTTTATCCTATCAATCGTAGGAATGATCAGTGCTGAGTTGTTAGAGTTCTTCATTATGAGATTTTTGAGAAAAGATAAAGGTTTCGTTCCCAACGGCAGTGCAGCGGTTACCGGACTTCTTCTGGCTCTCAACGTAAGTGTTGCCACACCTTGGTGGGTTTTGTTGATAGGAGTACTATTTGCAATCGCTGTTGTAAAACACGCGTTCGGTGGTTTAGGGCAGAACATATTCAACCCGGCACTCGCTGCAAGGGTATTCTTGTTGGTTTCTTTTCCAACAGCTATGACAACCTGGTACCCACCTTTGGGAAAGTTCTTCGGAACTTACGTGGATATTCAGACAACTGCAACACCTCTTGCTGTTTTAAAACTTGAGGGGTTCAGTTCGGCGATGAAGAAGTTTACTTACATTGATTTGCTATTTGGAAACATCGGAGGCTGCATCGGTGAAACGAGTGCGTTGCTGTTGATAATCGGTTTCCTGTACTTAGTTTTCAGGGGCAGGATCAAACTCGTCATACCGATAACGTACCTTGGTACTGTTTTTGTATTCTCGTCGATTATGTACATGGTGAATCCCGAAAGATTCGGAACACCACTCTTCCACCTACTTGCCGGTGGTATGATGCTGGGAGCACTCTTCATGGCAACCGATATGGTGACCACACCAATGACACCTAAGGGGCAGGCGATATTCGGTGTTGGTTGTGGTTTGATAACGATGTTGATCAGGTACTTTGGAGGTTATCCGGAGGGCGTTTCGCTGTCGATCCTCCTCATGAACGCGTTTGTACCGGTCATCGATCGTTACACGCAGCCCACGATCTTCGGGAGGCGAAAGTCATGA